In Lagenorhynchus albirostris chromosome 1, mLagAlb1.1, whole genome shotgun sequence, the sequence CCCCCCGCACTCCGGCCACGCCCACCCCGCCCAGGGTCCGCAGCACCGGGGAAGGCCTGGCACTTAGGGCTGGCCGCGCACGGCGGGCGGGTTCCCGAATCTGGAGCCGGTGAAAGGGCTGGGCGTCCCCGGCCCGCCTCCAGGCAGTGGCCCGATGAGCGCCTGGGACTGCGGGTAATGGGCGGGAGGGCCGGGCCACGGAAAGCGTTCTCACACCGGCCAGTCTCCGTCCACCAGGAAGCCGACTTTTCGTACCTCCCCGGGGACCGAAAACCGCCGGTGCTCCCGCACCCGTCGCCGCCGCCGCTTGCTCATGGAGAGTCCGTGCCGCCGCCGCCTCATCTACTAGAACCTCCGGCAGTCTCGGCCTCCCCCGGCGTGAGCGCTGGGCCCCGGCACAGCCTCCATCGCACTCGCCGCGGCGGCAGCCACAGCAGCTCCAGCGCCCAGGCCCGATCCGACCGGACCCACGGAGCCAGGACCGCGGGACGCGTAGCTTCTTATTACGGAGGAAGATTCGGCCTGAcctccgcccccctccccccagcccccagtcccCAGTCCCCAGTCCCCAGTGCCCAGTCCCCAGCAGCCTGACGGTGCTGCTGCGCAGGCGCGAAGACGCCCCTGCCAAAAGTGCGTGTGCTGGGTGTATATATAGCTTTTGTATTTGCCCAATGGACACCAGGATCAGGTGCATGGGGCGGGACCTCGCAGAGAGGGGCGGTGTTCCAGTGTTAGAAAGTGGGTGGGGCAGCCGGAAGTGGGTAGAGTTTGCACGGAGGCGGAACTTTGTTGGCAAACCTGCTTGGCTTCTTGAGGCTTGTATCGTCTCAGGACTTGACTTGATTTTGGTTTGCTTCTACGTCTCGTCTTTTCAAATTCTTAACTCAGAAGAGGAAAGCTTTGTTTTCTCCGTAAGTTATAATTATTCAAGcatttaagtatatatttaataaaaagttgAGTTAGTGTGTTAAATGCTATTTTTAGTGTTCAAGTTAATAATTGGCCAGTCTGCTGTAATTTATAATGGAAGTTAATAACAATTAAAGAAATTAGATGGCTTTGGCCCCAttatagagatgaaaaaaaattgagttttgGAGATGATAAAGTCCCACACATTTTGACAGCTGGAAATTGAAGCTAGAGCCTCTTAATGCTACAGTCTGTGGACACAACCACTTTTCCTGTTCTGTGGGTCCTAGTTCTTGTATCCGCCCTTAAAGAGTCAAAGGCCGGAGAACACAGGCCATCCTGGAAAACTATCTACACTTGCAATTAGGAATGGGGATGCTGTTGAGATACTCCCCATCCTGCCGTGCAACAAAAAATGATTGTCTGGAAAGTGAAGCTCAACCTCCAGAATACACAATGCACAGAGCTCAAGGCCAGCCCAAGACATCAGTGTGGTACCCAGTCACAGCAGAGTCTTGGACACCTTCTTGACTAATTTAATGGCCAGCCAGGGCAATGGCAGGGACCTTCCTCTTGGATCTCTCTTGAGGAGTCTAGTGATAGAGGGATGAATTTTCTGGGAGAGAAGCTTGACTCACTCAAGATAATTACTGCCGGTGGagttgggaagaaatggacacctCTCAGAGCAGAGAGGGAACGAAGAGGCTCTGCCCAAAAAGGAAGAATTAATAAATCTGGCAAAATCTGCTCTTTTTAGCTTCCtggcttttcttatttcttatggcatttcacaggtgagaaaactgaggtgcttATGCATTAAATAACGAGTGTGTCTGTATTGGAATTCACATACAAAACGTTCACTCTCAATATTAAAATTATCTTGCAAGGAGAAAGCCCTTTACAAATGTTCGTAAGTGTGGATTTTATGTTTAATTGACAGTCTCTCACAAGACACAGAATTCATTTTATACTGATTGGGTCATTTTCTAACAGAAAACAGACCCAATAATGACGGTTGTCACCATTTCTGGAGAATATCAGGGAGATGGCTCCTTAAACTGTGCTGAAGCTCAGCTAGGCAGAGGAAGCATGAATTCCTGGCATACTTGGATAATTCACAAAATTCACTGAGACTTTTAACCAAGATTTCCATTCtgcatcctttctgctcctttcaAAATCTGATGGCTGAACTGAAGGTATTTTTagcttaattgagatataattgacataatatATGGAGCATATTTAAAGAGTATAAATTGAtaagtttttatatatgtatacccCCTTGAAAACATCACTATATTCAAGTGAATAAATCCATCATCCTCAAGTTTCCTCACGCGcctttgtaatttctttctcttatccCTCCATGCCTCCCACACCTAAGCAGCCACTATTTTACTTTTTGTCATTATAGATTCATTTGTCTTTTCTAAAGTTTTACATAAATAGAATCAGACAGTATGTATTACATTTTTTCtggtctggtttcttttacttagtgTCATTATCTTgacgttcatccatgttgttttgtgtaccagtagttcattcctttttattgatgagtatattccattatatggatgcaCTGCAGTttgtcatctgttgatggacatttgggttgtgtctagtttggggctattaccaTTAATGTtgccatgaacatttgtgtacaattctttgtatggacatatatttcctttttctcttggaTAAAAATCTAGAAGTGGAATGGTTGAATCATAGgtagatgtatgtttaactttttaagaaactgctaaattTTTTCccagagtggttgtaccattttacaataCATTCCCATCAGGAGTATATTTGAGTTCCATTTcctccataaaataaaatgtttataaaatgtccTCATGGACACTTGGTGTAGTCAGCCGTTTGTAATTtgagccattctaatagatgtgtaatgTTTTCTTGTggtttcaatttatattttcctaatgactaatgatgttgagcatctctttatgtgcttatttgccatctgcatatcttttttggtgaagtgGCTGCTCAGATCCtcgttacattttttaaaaattgggttgtttgtttttgtaaattttcagagttctttatatattctggatacaagttctttgtcagatacatGCTTCGCAAAGGTCTTCTCCCAgtatgtggcttgtcttttcattttcttaatagtgtatttttaagagcagaagttttaaattttagtaaagtccaatttattcttttatgaattatgcttttagtgtcatttctaagaaatctttgcctaacctaaCTCAAAAAGGccatttcctatgttttcttctagaagttttacagtttagGCTGTATGTTTAGGTCtatgatgcattttgagttaacttttattTATGGTATGAGGCATTTTGGTTCGTATTTGTTACATATGGATAACCAATAGTTCCagcaatatttgttgaaaaggctattctTTTTCCACTGTGTTGCCTTTGTGCTTTgacaaaaatcagttgtccaatatcattttataaacattttgtgttttatttgttcatcatCAACTATGTATAGATCACAGTGTGCTAGCACTGGAGTTTTGTATCAGTACGTACTGTCCAGAGAATAGAGACTAAATATTGCTaacttaaataaaatgagaaatttattgGAAGAATGTGAGGTataataggattttttaaaaagctaagcaATTATCAGGTCTCAGCTACCTTGATTCACCCAAAGGGAGGTAGTTCCCCAAAGGACAATGAGACTCTATATTATAGAAGAAGAGGTCCTAGACAGATGTCTCCTGTAGCAGTGCTTCCCAACTTTTTTTACATCTACACATGATAAATGATCAGAATTGGGCAGTGTGCAAGGATAAACTGATGGAGATTAGGAGGTGTCTatatgggatgcagtgaaaaaaatccattatttttctttatattatgtAATTGTAAGTAAAAGGCAAAGTGTTAGGGAGATATGAAATATTGAATTTATATAAAACATctcaataaaatctaaaaatttgaTGAGAAACTTGAGCTTGTTTCcatgatatgatttttatttcaaaccTAAGTATAATATATGTACGGAAAAGtgtatacagttgtcccttggtatccatgggggattggttccaggccCTCCTCCATCCCTGGGGACACCAAGATCATTGCATGCTCaagtttcttaaataaaatggAGTAGtctttgcatataacctatgcacatcctcctacATACTTTAAATCGTATCTAGGTTAcgtataatacctaatacaatttaaatctatgtaaatagttgccaatgTGCAACaaattcatgttttcttcttggaactt encodes:
- the LOC132527917 gene encoding uncharacterized protein LOC132527917, which gives rise to MLVSYLGGPKGTLPSQRPKIIWKTALSSRSKQLRAGRKDWLGARWALTSAPRTPATPTPPRVRSTGEAPGTAGNGREGRATESVLTPASLRPPGSRLFVPPRGPKTAGAPAPVAAAACSWRVRAAAASSTRTSGSLGLPRRERWAPAQPPSHSPRRQPQQLQRPGPIRPDPRSQDRGTRSFLLRRKIRPDLRPPPPSPQSPVPSPQCPVPSSLTVLLRRREDAPAKSACAGCIYSFCICPMDTRIRCMGRDLAERGGVPVLESGWGSRKWVEFARRRNFVGKPAWLLEACIVSGLDLILVCFYVSSFQILNSEEESFVFSKTDPIMTVVTISGEYQGDGSLNCAEAQLGRGSMNSWHTWIIHKIH